One genomic region from Mytilus trossulus isolate FHL-02 chromosome 9, PNRI_Mtr1.1.1.hap1, whole genome shotgun sequence encodes:
- the LOC134685596 gene encoding uncharacterized protein LOC134685596 isoform X10 codes for MNQYQKVYMNQIHSSSLLGQLAQMWKSQMLCDALIRTGNVTTKAHRVVLVAACPMLQSMDNASVGSHLEVRLAADIKQEAVNSFLQYLYEGFMMLSEENCKDVEKVARLLQVDSVTKCCIDFYNCLQKKTGVPVYSNTQYKYSSADLLEFRHVRTTDLQKTLQERMMKRAAADSVRPTSPSGKRQRMQQQRPPSPNIDLAMFGQKADDTLSMTHSYMGNTGNQAAAEPWERVPRIGAIHSQRPSHPKPGVIEIVEDSLEILQTQPPDKDGNKSAPPIIQKSLAISVSSQVNSSQDVHVVNVNDSSSHPTAAGDGPIMSTGRDSITVSPLTVMPGTSSLSSSSASSPLTKDPHKSTMDKDMSDKIPYAKKLQSSLDHQSSTPQRGLFPVSMSPANMSPINQVKKSFAAGSASQAASMSQSHDSPAKRTSTSAGNEMERPQSSDQGKDLGTKNKVDDRSASNSTDMAPDLSIVKVEPTGEAGLDMYVDVPEESMMQAQQREQREHDDESDLELEEASGDWSRDEMSNEAAGGDQNNSWYIGQFKGGQVSSNLRDMLTCQLPADSYGLQCRSSAVYKSKWEALGHLLVRCDKKLCFMCQAHKRKTRAGWFVYTRKKCEKCNIPLCKQGMGFNCYEMFHQLYFHEDGSPKPSLVQSSGVHRISASSVRPGNQLTPDKQTSLIYSTFQVPHSTPNPLESGKTTRLMSDLSPLPLQYGRQVERNVINERFFDEDFTRHMEHIVSNVIPVQGNYNTDNRDDDIEQQRSDILSFENTKTINLNETNK; via the exons ATGAATCAATACCAGAAGGTTTATATGAACCAGATACATTCCAGTTCTTTACTGGGACAGTTAGCACAGATGTGGAAAAGTCAGATGTTATGTGATGCACTGATTAGGACAGGAAATGTCACCACAAAG GCCCACAGAGTCGTGTTGGTAGCTGCCTGTCCTATGTTACAGTCCATGGACAATGCTTCAGTCGGTTCACATCTAGAAGTACGCTTGGCAGCAGATattaaacaagaggctgtcaatTCATTCTTACAGTACTTATATGAAGGATTTATGATGTTAAGTGAAGAAAATTGTAAAGACGTTGAAAAAGTAGCTAGACTTTTGCAAGTGGACAGTGTTACAAAGTGCTGTATAGACTTTTATAATTGTCTTCAAAAGAAAACAGGTGTGCCTGTATATTCCAACACACAATATAAATACTCATCAGCTGATCTCTTGGAATTCCGTCATGTTAGAACAACAGACCTTCAGAAGACACTACAAGAAAGAATGATGAAACGAGCAGCTGCTGATTCAGTGAGACCAACAAGTCCAAGTGGCAAACGCCAAAGAATGCAACAACAAAGACCACCAAGTCCCAACATTGATCTTGCCATGTTTGGTCAGAAAGCTGATGATACGCTCAGCATGACTCATAGCTACATGGGCAATACTGGCAATCAGGCAGCAGCTGAACCATGGGAAAGGGTACCTAGAATTGGTGCAATCCATAGTCAGCGCCCATCTCACCCAAAGCCAGGTGTAATTGAGATCGTGGAAGATAGTCTGGAAATCTTACAAACTCAGCCTCCAGACAAGGACGGCAATAAGTCAGCTCCTCCTATTATTCAGAAGAGCTTAGCTATTTCAGTATCTAGTCAAGTCAATTCATCACAAGATGTTCATGTTGTAAATGTGAACGACTCATCATCTCATCCCACTGCTGCCGGTGACGGCCCCATCATGAGTACGGGTAGAGACTCTATCACTGTCAGTCCATTAACAGTCATGCCAGGAACATCATCATTATCGTCATCATCAGCATCATCACCATTAACCAAAGATCCACACAAATCCACTATGGATAAAGATATGTCAGACAAAATACCATATGCCAAAAAATTGCAGTCATCATTAGACCATCAGTCCAGCACCCCTCAGAGAGGTCTGTTCCCTGTGTCTATGTCACCAGCTAATATGTCTCCCATCAATCAAGTCAAGAAATCATTTGCCGCAGGAAGTGCTTCCCAAGCTGCCTCTATGTCACAATCACATGATTCACCCGCCAAAAGAACATCAACCTCAGCAGGAAATGAAATGGAGAGGCCACAATCTTCAGATCAAGGCAAAGATTTGGG gACAAAAAATAAAGTGGATGACAGGTCTGCATCCAACAGTACAGATATGGCACCTGATTTAAGTATTGTAAAAGTAGAACCGACAGGTGAAGCTGGATTAGACATGTATGTTGATGTACCGGAAGAGAGTATGATGCAGGCACAACAAAGAGAACAAAGGGAACACGATGATGAAAGCGATCTGGAATTGGAAGAAGCCTCAGGCGATTGGTCAAGGGATGAAATGTCAAATGAAGCAGCTGGTGGCGACCAGAATAACTCCTGGTATATAGGACAGTTCAAAG GCGGCCAAGTTTCTTCTAATCTTCGTGACATGCTCACATGCCAACTTCCTGCTGACAGTTATGGTTTACAGTGTCGCAGTTCAGCTGTTTACAAATCAAAATGGGAGGCATTGGGGCACTTACTGGTCAGATGTGATAAAAAGCTTTGTTTCATGTGCCAGGCTCATAAACGAAAAACTAGGGCAGGCTGGTTCGTGTACACTCGGAAGAAATGCGAAAAGTGTAATATTCCATTGTGTAAACAGGGGATGGGTTTCAATTGCTATGAAATGTTTCACCAGCTGTATTTTCATGAAGATGGAAGCCCAAAGCCGTCTCTAGTCCAAAGTTCTGGAGTTCACAGAATTTCAGCAAGTTCAGTTAGGCCTGGCAATCAGCTGACACCTGATAAGCAAACATCTTTGATATATTCAACATTTCAAGTTCCTCATAGTACACCAAATCCACTAGAAAGTGGTAAAACTACAAGACTAATGTCTGATCTTTCACCATTACCTCTCCAGTATGGTAGACAAGTTGAAAGAAATGTTATTAATGAAAGATTTTTTGATGAGGATTTCACTAGACATATGGAACACATAGTTTCTAATGTTATACCTGTTCAAGGAAATTATAATACTGATAATAGAGATGATGATATTGAACAACAAAGATCTGATATACTTTCATTTGAAAACACGAAAACAATAAATCTGAATGAAACTAACAAGTAG
- the LOC134685596 gene encoding uncharacterized protein LOC134685596 isoform X11, with protein MNQYQKVYMNQIHSSSLLGQLAQMWKSQMLCDALIRTGNVTTKAHRVVLVAACPMLQSMDNASVGSHLEVRLAADIKQEAVNSFLQYLYEGFMMLSEENCKDVEKVARLLQVDSVTKCCIDFYNCLQKKTGVPVYSNTQYKYSSADLLEFRHVRTTDLQKTLQERMMKRAAADSVRPTSPSGKRQRMQQQRPPSPNIDLAMFGQKADDTLSMTHSYMGNTGNQAAAEPWERVPRIGAIHSQRPSHPKPGVIEIVEDSLEILQTQPPDKDGNKSAPPIIQKSLAISVSSQVNSSQDVHVVNVNDSSSHPTAAGDGPIMSTGRDSITVSPLTVMPGTSSLSSSSASSPLTKDPHKSTMDKDMSDKIPYAKKLQSSLDHQSSTPQRGLFPVSMSPANMSPINQVKKSFAAGSASQAASMSQSHDSPAKRTSTSAGNEMERPQSSDQGKDLGTKNKVDDRSASNSTDMAPDLSIVKVEPTGEAGLDMYVDVPEESMMQAQQREQREHDDESDLELEEASGDWSRDEMSNEAAGGDQNNSWYIGQFKDEMQSYVPMRLLHSQIKQLDFGREQFEPDHTSHSNLAQPYVLDDYRNYKLETKLNKPSLACKPQNQRKGKVKILDPKFWDLPLITLIGNQPEELNYNMNNFVCLSTPEEPFIISDDTLSLAMTSSMSQRHRFATTVFRHICTIGDIYHGNVSGKFFRAHSASVVNRKISPLKMNALEQICFEYFPSSPNDRDKDWKIIVTALHKAVWYGRKYIRNLLDISAIEDSLQ; from the exons ATGAATCAATACCAGAAGGTTTATATGAACCAGATACATTCCAGTTCTTTACTGGGACAGTTAGCACAGATGTGGAAAAGTCAGATGTTATGTGATGCACTGATTAGGACAGGAAATGTCACCACAAAG GCCCACAGAGTCGTGTTGGTAGCTGCCTGTCCTATGTTACAGTCCATGGACAATGCTTCAGTCGGTTCACATCTAGAAGTACGCTTGGCAGCAGATattaaacaagaggctgtcaatTCATTCTTACAGTACTTATATGAAGGATTTATGATGTTAAGTGAAGAAAATTGTAAAGACGTTGAAAAAGTAGCTAGACTTTTGCAAGTGGACAGTGTTACAAAGTGCTGTATAGACTTTTATAATTGTCTTCAAAAGAAAACAGGTGTGCCTGTATATTCCAACACACAATATAAATACTCATCAGCTGATCTCTTGGAATTCCGTCATGTTAGAACAACAGACCTTCAGAAGACACTACAAGAAAGAATGATGAAACGAGCAGCTGCTGATTCAGTGAGACCAACAAGTCCAAGTGGCAAACGCCAAAGAATGCAACAACAAAGACCACCAAGTCCCAACATTGATCTTGCCATGTTTGGTCAGAAAGCTGATGATACGCTCAGCATGACTCATAGCTACATGGGCAATACTGGCAATCAGGCAGCAGCTGAACCATGGGAAAGGGTACCTAGAATTGGTGCAATCCATAGTCAGCGCCCATCTCACCCAAAGCCAGGTGTAATTGAGATCGTGGAAGATAGTCTGGAAATCTTACAAACTCAGCCTCCAGACAAGGACGGCAATAAGTCAGCTCCTCCTATTATTCAGAAGAGCTTAGCTATTTCAGTATCTAGTCAAGTCAATTCATCACAAGATGTTCATGTTGTAAATGTGAACGACTCATCATCTCATCCCACTGCTGCCGGTGACGGCCCCATCATGAGTACGGGTAGAGACTCTATCACTGTCAGTCCATTAACAGTCATGCCAGGAACATCATCATTATCGTCATCATCAGCATCATCACCATTAACCAAAGATCCACACAAATCCACTATGGATAAAGATATGTCAGACAAAATACCATATGCCAAAAAATTGCAGTCATCATTAGACCATCAGTCCAGCACCCCTCAGAGAGGTCTGTTCCCTGTGTCTATGTCACCAGCTAATATGTCTCCCATCAATCAAGTCAAGAAATCATTTGCCGCAGGAAGTGCTTCCCAAGCTGCCTCTATGTCACAATCACATGATTCACCCGCCAAAAGAACATCAACCTCAGCAGGAAATGAAATGGAGAGGCCACAATCTTCAGATCAAGGCAAAGATTTGGG gACAAAAAATAAAGTGGATGACAGGTCTGCATCCAACAGTACAGATATGGCACCTGATTTAAGTATTGTAAAAGTAGAACCGACAGGTGAAGCTGGATTAGACATGTATGTTGATGTACCGGAAGAGAGTATGATGCAGGCACAACAAAGAGAACAAAGGGAACACGATGATGAAAGCGATCTGGAATTGGAAGAAGCCTCAGGCGATTGGTCAAGGGATGAAATGTCAAATGAAGCAGCTGGTGGCGACCAGAATAACTCCTGGTATATAGGACAGTTCAAAG atgAAATGCAGTCTTATGTTCCAATGAGGTTACTACACTCCCAGATAAAGCAACTAGACTTTGGAAGAGAACAGTTTGAACCAGATCATACCAGTCATTCAAATCTGGCACAACCTTATGTATTGGATGATtatagaaattataaattagaaacaaaattaaataaaccaTCACTTGCATgcaaaccacaaaatcaaagaaaaggCAAAGTCAAAATCCTTGATCCAAAATTTTGGGATCTTCCATTAATAACATTGATTGGAAATCAACCAGAagaattaaattacaatatgaacaattttgtatgtttgtcaACACCAGAAGAGCCATTTATTATCTCCGATGATACATTGTCTCTTGCCATGACAAGTAGTATGTCACAGCGGCATAGGTTTGCCACCACTGTGTTCCGTCATATCTGTACTATAGGAGATATATATCATGGAAATGTTTCTGGGAAATTCTTCAGAGCTCATTCTGCATCTGTTGTCAACAGGAAAATTAGTCCGTTAAAAATGAATGCGTTAgaacaaatttgttttgagTATTTTCCGAGCTCTCCCAATGATAGAGATAAAGATTGGAAAATCATTGTGACTGCTTTACACAAAGCTGTTTGGTATGGAAGAAAATACATTAGAAATTTATTGGATATAAGTGCTATTGAAGATAGTCTACAATGA
- the LOC134685596 gene encoding uncharacterized protein LOC134685596 isoform X2 produces MNQYQKVYMNQIHSSSLLGQLAQMWKSQMLCDALIRTGNVTTKAHRVVLVAACPMLQSMDNASVGSHLEVRLAADIKQEAVNSFLQYLYEGFMMLSEENCKDVEKVARLLQVDSVTKCCIDFYNCLQKKTGVPVYSNTQYKYSSADLLEFRHVRTTDLQKTLQERMMKRAAADSVRPTSPSGKRQRMQQQRPPSPNIDLAMFGQKADDTLSMTHSYMGNTGNQAAAEPWERVPRIGAIHSQRPSHPKPGVIEIVEDSLEILQTQPPDKDGNKSAPPIIQKSLAISVSSQVNSSQDVHVVNVNDSSSHPTAAGDGPIMSTGRDSITVSPLTVMPGTSSLSSSSASSPLTKDPHKSTMDKDMSDKIPYAKKLQSSLDHQSSTPQRGLFPVSMSPANMSPINQVKKSFAAGSASQAASMSQSHDSPAKRTSTSAGNEMERPQSSDQGKDLGTKNKVDDRSASNSTDMAPDLSIVKVEPTGEAGLDMYVDVPEESMMQAQQREQREHDDESDLELEEASGDWSRDEMSNEAAGGDQNNSWYIGQFKGVQLKEETSEENLGIEVLSLAGSAYEVFYGEVDQAQSFDQISENSTEVETYHANGVGEVDLGQTNTSHTVDVNETTVQTVVVPADKQDKSISNVHNTRSKRSPLKKSAKIKTTNKRKVKEKACKPFMNRLKYALRTRENRSRRSIGSKAVLSCIENNVSVRKPTDAAKKQSRLTKKASVVGKLIPAKNVTHLHKTKQSSAGSYLSMISNIEDMTMEKLVPVKFPMKISNTLTDTNNLQEQFMTSYSFKVMDPKFWCIPLQAVFGIVSLPGDARLRCISQVSGCLLPATDSFTISDKAIQIALESCRQSSYRYAQSLFKSVLTVGEIYNRGVGKVDKEEISPVKIELVKKQTFKHFNVEKSVEEFQWKHIMYGFNLNVEETHKFIEKWFDVSLIMEQL; encoded by the exons ATGAATCAATACCAGAAGGTTTATATGAACCAGATACATTCCAGTTCTTTACTGGGACAGTTAGCACAGATGTGGAAAAGTCAGATGTTATGTGATGCACTGATTAGGACAGGAAATGTCACCACAAAG GCCCACAGAGTCGTGTTGGTAGCTGCCTGTCCTATGTTACAGTCCATGGACAATGCTTCAGTCGGTTCACATCTAGAAGTACGCTTGGCAGCAGATattaaacaagaggctgtcaatTCATTCTTACAGTACTTATATGAAGGATTTATGATGTTAAGTGAAGAAAATTGTAAAGACGTTGAAAAAGTAGCTAGACTTTTGCAAGTGGACAGTGTTACAAAGTGCTGTATAGACTTTTATAATTGTCTTCAAAAGAAAACAGGTGTGCCTGTATATTCCAACACACAATATAAATACTCATCAGCTGATCTCTTGGAATTCCGTCATGTTAGAACAACAGACCTTCAGAAGACACTACAAGAAAGAATGATGAAACGAGCAGCTGCTGATTCAGTGAGACCAACAAGTCCAAGTGGCAAACGCCAAAGAATGCAACAACAAAGACCACCAAGTCCCAACATTGATCTTGCCATGTTTGGTCAGAAAGCTGATGATACGCTCAGCATGACTCATAGCTACATGGGCAATACTGGCAATCAGGCAGCAGCTGAACCATGGGAAAGGGTACCTAGAATTGGTGCAATCCATAGTCAGCGCCCATCTCACCCAAAGCCAGGTGTAATTGAGATCGTGGAAGATAGTCTGGAAATCTTACAAACTCAGCCTCCAGACAAGGACGGCAATAAGTCAGCTCCTCCTATTATTCAGAAGAGCTTAGCTATTTCAGTATCTAGTCAAGTCAATTCATCACAAGATGTTCATGTTGTAAATGTGAACGACTCATCATCTCATCCCACTGCTGCCGGTGACGGCCCCATCATGAGTACGGGTAGAGACTCTATCACTGTCAGTCCATTAACAGTCATGCCAGGAACATCATCATTATCGTCATCATCAGCATCATCACCATTAACCAAAGATCCACACAAATCCACTATGGATAAAGATATGTCAGACAAAATACCATATGCCAAAAAATTGCAGTCATCATTAGACCATCAGTCCAGCACCCCTCAGAGAGGTCTGTTCCCTGTGTCTATGTCACCAGCTAATATGTCTCCCATCAATCAAGTCAAGAAATCATTTGCCGCAGGAAGTGCTTCCCAAGCTGCCTCTATGTCACAATCACATGATTCACCCGCCAAAAGAACATCAACCTCAGCAGGAAATGAAATGGAGAGGCCACAATCTTCAGATCAAGGCAAAGATTTGGG gACAAAAAATAAAGTGGATGACAGGTCTGCATCCAACAGTACAGATATGGCACCTGATTTAAGTATTGTAAAAGTAGAACCGACAGGTGAAGCTGGATTAGACATGTATGTTGATGTACCGGAAGAGAGTATGATGCAGGCACAACAAAGAGAACAAAGGGAACACGATGATGAAAGCGATCTGGAATTGGAAGAAGCCTCAGGCGATTGGTCAAGGGATGAAATGTCAAATGAAGCAGCTGGTGGCGACCAGAATAACTCCTGGTATATAGGACAGTTCAAAG GTGTACAGTTAAAGGAAGAGACATCAGAAGAGAATTTGGGAATTGAAGTTCTTTCCTTGGCAGGTTCTGCATATGAGGTTTTCTATGGGGAAGTGGATCAAGCCCAGAGTTTTGATCAGATATCAGAGAATTCCACTGAAGTTGAAACTTATCATGCTAATGGGGTTGGTGAAGTTGATCTTGGTCAGACAAATACCTCCCATACAGTCGATGTAAATGAAACCACTGTTCAAACAGTTGTTGTACCAGCTGATAAGCAAGATAAATCCATTTCAAATGTTCATAATACAAgaagcaaaaggtcaccactaaaaaaatctgcaaaaataaaaactacaaaCAAACGAAAGGTCAAAGAAAAAGCATGTAAACCTTTTATGAATAGGTTAAAATATGCATTGAGAACAAGAGAAAACAGATCAAGAAGGTCCATAGGTTCTAAAGCAGTGCTTtcatgcatagaaaataatgtaAGTGTTAGAAAACCAACTGATGCTGCTAAAAAACAAAGTCGTCTTACAAAGAAAGCTTCTGTTGTTGGGAAACTGATTCCAGCAAAGAATGTTACACATCTACATAAAACAAAGCAATCTTCAGCTGGAAGTTATCTATCCATGATATCCAATATTGAAGACATGACCATGGAAAAATTAGTTCCTGTCAAATTTCCAATGAAAATTTCTAATACTTTAACTGACACCAATAACCTGCAGGAACAGTTTATGACTAGTTATTCATTCAAAGTAATGGATCCCAAGTTTTGGTGCATCCCACTGCAAGCTGTATTTGGAATAGTCAGTCTGCCAGGTGATGCTCGGCTGAGATGTATATCACAGGTATCTGGCTGTCTACTTCCTGCTACTGATTCCTTCACAATCAGTGATAAAGCTATACAAATTGCACTAGAGTCCTGTAGACAAAGCAGCTATAGATATGCTCAATCTCTCTTCAAGTCTGTTCTTACTGTCGGAGAAATCTATAATAGAGGAGTGGGTAAAGTGGACAAAGAAGAAATAAGTCCTGTCAAGATTGAACTTGTTAAGAAACAAACCtttaaacatttcaatgttGAGAAAAGTGTTGAAGAATTTCAATGGAAGCATATAATGTATGGGTTTAACTTGAATGTAGAAGAAACTCATAAATTCATTGAGAAATGGTTTGATGTCAGTCTTATTATGGAACAATTGTAA
- the LOC134685596 gene encoding uncharacterized protein LOC134685596 isoform X9: MNQYQKVYMNQIHSSSLLGQLAQMWKSQMLCDALIRTGNVTTKAHRVVLVAACPMLQSMDNASVGSHLEVRLAADIKQEAVNSFLQYLYEGFMMLSEENCKDVEKVARLLQVDSVTKCCIDFYNCLQKKTGVPVYSNTQYKYSSADLLEFRHVRTTDLQKTLQERMMKRAAADSVRPTSPSGKRQRMQQQRPPSPNIDLAMFGQKADDTLSMTHSYMGNTGNQAAAEPWERVPRIGAIHSQRPSHPKPGVIEIVEDSLEILQTQPPDKDGNKSAPPIIQKSLAISVSSQVNSSQDVHVVNVNDSSSHPTAAGDGPIMSTGRDSITVSPLTVMPGTSSLSSSSASSPLTKDPHKSTMDKDMSDKIPYAKKLQSSLDHQSSTPQRGLFPVSMSPANMSPINQVKKSFAAGSASQAASMSQSHDSPAKRTSTSAGNEMERPQSSDQGKDLGTKNKVDDRSASNSTDMAPDLSIVKVEPTGEAGLDMYVDVPEESMMQAQQREQREHDDESDLELEEASGDWSRDEMSNEAAGGDQNNSWYIGQFKAPKQPVLKTKPMPACAKAKKYPGWKEEPSEDPNDQEIEFMPGHKLVHITGHKRACAYCNILRLKTKSGWAIKSYYKCEACDVCLCKGKKDCFVRYHELRMEQPDLSPKMLLKTLKEATASQTPKKPRKSAKVDEPGAKTAIYEEFTSMMTQAIADQLQAYGGMLDPDDNGQQSLNRSRGSDQQSHITVSPHNTNGPSQPETANEKNRIHMEPLKNEQGILPKTTDDKPNPNEEQTYSPNNQQEYLL; the protein is encoded by the exons ATGAATCAATACCAGAAGGTTTATATGAACCAGATACATTCCAGTTCTTTACTGGGACAGTTAGCACAGATGTGGAAAAGTCAGATGTTATGTGATGCACTGATTAGGACAGGAAATGTCACCACAAAG GCCCACAGAGTCGTGTTGGTAGCTGCCTGTCCTATGTTACAGTCCATGGACAATGCTTCAGTCGGTTCACATCTAGAAGTACGCTTGGCAGCAGATattaaacaagaggctgtcaatTCATTCTTACAGTACTTATATGAAGGATTTATGATGTTAAGTGAAGAAAATTGTAAAGACGTTGAAAAAGTAGCTAGACTTTTGCAAGTGGACAGTGTTACAAAGTGCTGTATAGACTTTTATAATTGTCTTCAAAAGAAAACAGGTGTGCCTGTATATTCCAACACACAATATAAATACTCATCAGCTGATCTCTTGGAATTCCGTCATGTTAGAACAACAGACCTTCAGAAGACACTACAAGAAAGAATGATGAAACGAGCAGCTGCTGATTCAGTGAGACCAACAAGTCCAAGTGGCAAACGCCAAAGAATGCAACAACAAAGACCACCAAGTCCCAACATTGATCTTGCCATGTTTGGTCAGAAAGCTGATGATACGCTCAGCATGACTCATAGCTACATGGGCAATACTGGCAATCAGGCAGCAGCTGAACCATGGGAAAGGGTACCTAGAATTGGTGCAATCCATAGTCAGCGCCCATCTCACCCAAAGCCAGGTGTAATTGAGATCGTGGAAGATAGTCTGGAAATCTTACAAACTCAGCCTCCAGACAAGGACGGCAATAAGTCAGCTCCTCCTATTATTCAGAAGAGCTTAGCTATTTCAGTATCTAGTCAAGTCAATTCATCACAAGATGTTCATGTTGTAAATGTGAACGACTCATCATCTCATCCCACTGCTGCCGGTGACGGCCCCATCATGAGTACGGGTAGAGACTCTATCACTGTCAGTCCATTAACAGTCATGCCAGGAACATCATCATTATCGTCATCATCAGCATCATCACCATTAACCAAAGATCCACACAAATCCACTATGGATAAAGATATGTCAGACAAAATACCATATGCCAAAAAATTGCAGTCATCATTAGACCATCAGTCCAGCACCCCTCAGAGAGGTCTGTTCCCTGTGTCTATGTCACCAGCTAATATGTCTCCCATCAATCAAGTCAAGAAATCATTTGCCGCAGGAAGTGCTTCCCAAGCTGCCTCTATGTCACAATCACATGATTCACCCGCCAAAAGAACATCAACCTCAGCAGGAAATGAAATGGAGAGGCCACAATCTTCAGATCAAGGCAAAGATTTGGG gACAAAAAATAAAGTGGATGACAGGTCTGCATCCAACAGTACAGATATGGCACCTGATTTAAGTATTGTAAAAGTAGAACCGACAGGTGAAGCTGGATTAGACATGTATGTTGATGTACCGGAAGAGAGTATGATGCAGGCACAACAAAGAGAACAAAGGGAACACGATGATGAAAGCGATCTGGAATTGGAAGAAGCCTCAGGCGATTGGTCAAGGGATGAAATGTCAAATGAAGCAGCTGGTGGCGACCAGAATAACTCCTGGTATATAGGACAGTTCAAAG CTCCCAAACAGccagttttaaaaacaaagccTATGCCTGCCTGTGCTAAAGCTAAGAAGTATCCAGGTTGGAAAGAAGAACCGTCTGAAGACCCAAATGATCAAGAGATAGAGTTTATGCCAGGTCACAAATTAGTTCACATCACTGGCCATAAACGAGCTTGCGCTTATTGTAATATACTCCGTCTTAAGACAAAATCGGGATGGGCTATAAAATCTTACTATAAATGTGAGGCTTGCGATGTATGTCTTTGTAAAGGAAAGAAAGACTGTTTTGTAAGGTATCATGAATTAAGAATGGAACAACCAGATTTGTCTCCCAAGATGTTGCTGAAAACTTTAAAGGAAGCAACTGCTAGTCAAACACCAAAAAAACCTCGTAAAAGTGCCAAAGTAGATGAACCAGGGGCTAAAACTGCAATATATGAAGAATTTACCTCAATGATGACACAGGCTATTGCTGATCAACTTCAGGCGTATGGGGGAATGTTGGACCCAGATGACAATGGTCAACAGAGTTTGAATCGGAGTCGTGGATCTGACCAGCAGTCACATATAACTGTCTCACCACATAACACAAATGGTCCCAGTCAACCTGAAactgcaaatgaaaaaaatagaattcacATGGAACCTCTGAAAAATGAACAAGGAATCTTGCCAAAAACTACAGATGATAAACCCAACCCTAATGAAGAACAAACTTACTCACCTAATAACCAACAAGAATACTTGTtgtaa